The Thermacetogenium phaeum DSM 12270 genome segment GCAACATGGGCCCCTGCAGGATCGACCCCTTCGGCGATGGGCCTGAGGAGGGGATCTGCGGGGCGACCGCCGACACCATTGCCGCCCGCAACCTGCTGCGGATGATCGCCGCGGGCGCCGCTGCCCACTCCGATCACGGGCGGGACATTGTGACTACGCTTTGGGAAACGGCAGCAGGGGAGGCCCAGGGATATCAGATCAAGGATGAGGGGAAGCTGCGCTCCCTGGCCGCCGAGTTCGGGATTCCCGTTGAGGGGAGGAGCAAGGAGGAGATCGCCCGCGACCTCGCCCGGGAGGCCATGGAGGAGTTCGGGATGGTTAAGGGAGCCCTGAAGTTTCTGGAGAGGGCACCGCAGAAGAGGAGGGAAGTCTGGCAGAAGGCGGGGATTGTCCCTCGCGGTATTGACCGGGAGATCGTGGAGTGCATGCACCGGACGCATATGGGGGTCGACAACGATTACGTCAACCTTGTTCTGCACGGGGTTCGCACAGGTTTGAGCGACGGCTGGGGTGGGTCGATGTTCGCCACCGAGTTTTCCGATATTCTCTTCGGCACCCCTGAACCTGTAAGAGGTAGGAGCAATCTCGGCGTTTTGAAAGAGGACCAGGTGAACATCATCGTTCATGGTCACGAACCCACCCTTTCTGAAATGATCGTCCTGGCCGCCCGGGATGAGGAACTGCTGGCCGCAGCCCGGGAAAAGGGGGCGGCGGGGATCAACATCTGCGGGATGTGCTGTACGGGCAATGAGATTTTGATGCGCCACGGGGTGCCGGTGGCCGGCAACTTTCTCCAGCAGGAGCTGGCAGTGGTGACCGGGGCCGTTGATGCCATGGTGGTGGATGTCCAGTGTGTGATGCCTGCCCTTACCGGTGTCGCCGGCTGTTACCACACGAAGATCATTTCCACCTCCCCGAAGGCGCGCTTTGAAGGAGCGGAGCACATTCCTTTCGATGAGCATCACGCCCTCGATACCGCCAGAAAGATCGTGCAAATCGCCGTAGACAATTACCCCCGCCGGAAGAAGGAGTTCGTCAGGATCCCGGAGGAGGAAATGGAGTACATGGCGGGGTTCAGCGTCGAGGCCGTTCTCAAGGCTTTGGGCGGTAGCCTGAACCCCTTGCTGGATGCCATCAAGGCGGGGCAGATCAAGGGAATTGCCGCCGTTGTGGGCTGCAACAACCCGAAGATCCCCCATGACCGGGGACACCTTCTCCTGACCGAAAAACTCATCAAGAGCGATGTCCTGGTCGTTCAGACCGGGTGTGCCGCCATTGCCTGCGCCAAGGCCGGCCTGCTGCTACCGGAGGCCGCCGCTCAGGCAGGACCGGGGCTGGGGGCGGTCTGCAGGGCCTTGGGTATTCCTCCGGTTCTGCACATGGGGTCCTGCGTGGATATCAGCAGGATCCTGGTAACCGCTGCGGCAATAGCCAACGCTCTGGGAGTGGATATCAGCGACCTCCCGGTGGCCGGTGCGGCGCCGGAGTGGATGTCGGAGAAGGCGGTTTCCATAGGGGCCTATGTGGTGGGTTCCGGTGTCTTCACTGTGCTCGGCTCGATTCCTCCGGTGCTGGGCGGAAAGAAGCTGACGGAGCTCTTAACAGAAGGTGCCCGGAGCGTCCTGGGAGCGTCCTTTGCAGTAGAAACCGATCCGGAGAAGGCGGTGGACCTGATTCTCGAGCACATCGCTGCCAGGCGCAAGGCGCTGGGCCTGGAAGGATAATCGAAGCGGACGATAATTTATGTTTCCCGTCGCCGCTCTTTACTGCCGGGGTTAGGGATTTGGCCGCTGCCCGGTAGCGGAGAGCTTTGCAGGCCGGCCGGGAGACCGGAGGCAGTTTAAGATCATTTTAAACGAGCTTAAGGGATAGATCGCCATAAAACCTGTGTATCTATCCCTTATTTTATCTGTGCCCCCGGTCGCCGCTGGCGATCGGTTGCTTACAGCTGCTGTACCTTCTACGAACATCTGCTATAATTGCCCCAGGAGGCGCAAGTTGATGGGGATCTATAAAGCGGATGCCGTTGTTCTGCGGAGCCGCGTCTACGGTGAGGCGGACCGCATCCTTACCCTCTTCACCAAAGAGGCGGGTAAGGTGTCGGCCATTGCCAAGGGGGTGCGCAAACCCAAAAGCCGGCTGCGCGGAGCCGTGCAGCTCTTTAGCCATACCCGTCTTGTGCTCTATACTGGAAAGAGCCTGGACACGATTTCCCAGGGGGAGGCCGAGGAGGAATTCCTCTATCTGGAAAGGGATTTGGAGCGCTTTGCCACGGCGAGCTACTGTGCCGAACTGGTAGACCGCCTCACCGCAGCCAACCAGCCCCACCCCCAGGTGTTTTTTCTCCTGCTTTCCGCCTTCCGCTCTTTAGAAAAGGGGGACCCGGAACTGATCGCCCGGGTGTTCGAACTGAAGCTGCTCTCTCTGCTCGGCTACCGCCCGCGCCTTACGGGATGTGTAGAGGGGAACCATTCCCTGCAGCCGTCGGGAGGGGGGGCTCCCGGTCCCATCTGGTTCAGCATCTCCAAAGGAGGGCTGCTCTGCCCCGCCTGTGCCACCTCCTGTAAGGATAAGGTCTCCCTTTCGCCGGAGACCATCGCAGCCCTGAATTATTTCCTGCAGGTGCCTCTGGAGCGGGCCATCAGAGCGCGCCTCGGAGGGAGGAGCCTGCGGGAACTGGCCTCTCTTCTGCAGGGCTTTCTGGCCTATCACGGTGAAGTGCACCCGCGCTCCCGCAACTTTTTGATTTCTCTTCGCAACGGAGAGGAACCGCCTTACCGGGCATAAAAAGACCTGGGTAGGGAAGATTATTTAAAAAAGGCGGGTGAGGCGAATGGATGAGGCTGCTGCCGGTCTTTTAGAGAAGGTCGATATCATCCGCGAGCGGATGGACGTGAGCTATAAAAAGGCCAAAGAGGCTTTGGAGAGGGCGGGGGGCGACGTCGTTTCCGCCCTGGTGATGCTGGAGGAGGAGAAGGAGAAGCAAAGGGCCGGGAAGCTGGTCGGGCGTTTGAAAGCGGTGTGGGCGAGAAGTGCTACCAGCAGGCTCCGCCTGAAAAGGGGGGACCGCACGCTTCTGGAGATCCCGGCCAGCGCCGGAGTTCTGGGGCTGGTCGGGATGCTGGTGAGCGGGGAGCTGGCGGTGCTGGGGGCGGTGGGAACGATAACCGCTCTGCTCAACGGCTGCAGCCTGGAAGTCGCCGCGGAGGAAAGCGGCGACCGCTCGGGGGAAGGTGCTGTTGATGCCTGAGAAGACCCGAAAGGAAGTGCTGCCCGGCCGGATAGAAACCGTCTTGACAGGAAACGGACAAATTGATAAATTTGAGAAAACAGGTGATGAAGGGGAGTAGTAGCCATCTGAGGGTCGCCAAGAGAGCCGGGTTGGGTGCGAGCCGGCCGATACCGGGTGGTGAAGGCGCTCCGGAGCTGCAGGAGGAAACCCCGGGCCGGGGGAGTAAAGCCTGCCGATAATGAGTGGGCGCTTGAACTAAAGGGTTTAAGCGCCAAACAGGGTGGAACCGCGGGAAATCCCGTCCCTGTAGCCGATTTTGCTGCGTGGGGCGGGTTTTATTTTATACTGAGGGGGTTTTTTCTGTGGCCATCTGGACCTTTCAGGAGATAGTTATGGGACTGACCGACTACTGGAGCCGTTACTGCGTCATCCAGCAGCCTTATGATGTAGAGAAGGGAGCCGGAACCATGAACCCGGCCACCGCCCTTCGGGCGCTGGGACCCGAGCCGTGGAATGTGGCCTATGTGGAACCGTCGCGCCGCCCCACAGACGGGCGCTACGGAGAGAACCCGAACAGGCTTCAGCATTATTATCAGTACCAGGTGATCCTCAAACCCTCGCCGGACGATGTCATCGATCTCTACCTCAAGAGCCTTTCCTTTCTGGGTATCGACATTAAGTCCCACGACGTCCGCTTTGTCGAGGACAATTGGGAGTCCCCTACGCTGGGCGCTTGGGGGCTGGGCTGGGAAGTCTGGCTGGACGGCATGGAAATCACCCAGTTCACCTACTTCCAGCAGTTCGGAGGGATCGACTGCCACCCGGTGAGCGCCGAGATCACCTACGGGATAGAGCGGATCGCCATGTACATCCAGCAGGTGGACAGCGTCTTTGATGTCGTCTGGACCGATGGCGTTACCTACGGGGACATCCACCACCAGAGCGAGGTGGACTATTCCCGCTACAATTTCGAGGAGGCCGACACCGAGATGCTCTTCACCCTTTTCGAAATGTATGAGAGGGAGGCGGTGCGGCTGTCCGAAAAAGGCCTGGCCCAGCCCGCCTATGACTACGTTTTAAAGTGCTCCCATACCTTCAACCTTTTGGATGCCCGGGGGGCGTTGAGTGTTTCGGAGCGCACCTCCTATATAGGAAGGGTGCGGCACCTGGCGCGCCTCTGCGCCCAGGTCTACCTGGAACAGCGCCGCCGGCTGGGTTACCCCCTGTTGAAGGACGCGGCGGAAAGGGAGCGCCTCGGCCTGCCGCTTTTGGAGAACACAACGACTGCCGGAAAGGAGAGGGCATAGGAAATGGATTATCTGCTGGAGATCGGAGTGGAAGAGCTCCCGGCCCGCCTGGCGGGCCCGGTTTTAGCCCAGTTCCGGGAACTGGCGGAAAAAATGCTGCGGGAAAACAGGATCGCTTTTGAAGAAGTCAGGGTTTATTCTACACCCCGCAGGATTACCCTTCTCGTTAAAGGGATCGCCGGAGTGCAGACCGACCTGGTGGAGGAGGTCAAGGGGCCTCCCCGTAGAGCGGCCTTCGACGAGGCCGGACAGCCGACTAAGGCCGCCCATGGCTTCGCCCGTGGCCAGGGTGTTGCGGTCTCCGATCTGGTGGTCCGGGCGACGCCCGCCGGGGAGTACGTTTTCGCCCGCAAGCGCATCCAGGGGAGGCCCACTGCAGAGGTGTTGAGGGAGCAGATTCCCGCCCTCATCGGCGGCCTTTCCTTCCCCCGCCCCATGCGCTGGGGCAACCTGGACTTCCGGTTCATACGCCCGATACGCTGGCTGGTCAGCATCCTGGGTGACGAGGTGGTGGACTTCGAACTGGGCGGCCTGCGCCCCGGGCGGGTAACTTATGGGCTGCGCAATTTTCATCCCGGTCCCATCGAACTCCGGAATACCGATGATTACTTTGAAAGGATGCAGGAAGCATCCATCGTTGTGAGCCAGGAGAGGCGCAAGGAGATGATCCGGGAAGCGCTGGATGTGGAAGCGGGGAGGCTCGGCGGCCGGGTGGTTCCCGATGACGACCTGCTCGAGGAGGTAACCCACCTGGTGGAGAGCCCTCTGCCGATCGTGGGGGAATTCGATCCCCGCTTTTTGAGGCTGCCTCCGGAGGTGGTGATCACTCCCATGAAAGAGCACCAACGCTACTTTCCCGTCTGGGATGAGAACGGGAGGCTCCTGCCCCGCTTCATCGCCTTTGCCAACGGGCCTGTGGACAGGGAACTCGTTCGCCGGGGGAATGAAAAGGTCTTACGCGCCCGTCTCCAGGATGCCGAATTCTTTTATCAGGAAGACCTGCGCACACCCCTGGAAAAGAAGATAGAGAAGCTCAAGAAGGTCGTCTACCTGGAGGGCCTGGGAACGGTTTACGACAGGGTGCAGCGCCTGGTCTCCCTGAGCCGCTACCTCTGCGGGGTATTGGGGCTGACGGAGGGCCAGAGGGAGACCGCAGAAAGGGCGGCTTACCTCTCCAAGGCCGACCTGGTCACCAGCATGGTCTTCGAGTTTCCCGAACTGCAGGGGATCATGGGAGGGTATTATGCCCGGGCCGGCGGGGAAAGGGAAGAGGTCTGCCGGGCCATCGAGGAGCACTACCGGCCGCGCTTTGCCGGTGATGAGCTGCCCCAGACGAAGCCTGGTGCGGTGGTGGCCATCGCCGATAAGATAGACGGGCTGGTGGGCTGTTTTGCCCTCGGTCTGGAGCCCAGCGGCTCCCAGGATCCTTACGCTCTGCGGAGGCAGGCCCTGGGGATCCTGCACATCGCCCTCTCCCAGGGGTTTGACTTTTCCCTGCGGGAGCTCGTTGCCCGTGCTTACGAGAATTATCAGGGGATGGAGCTGCGGTATTCCCTGGCAGAGGTTGAGGACAGGCTGGAGGAGTTCTTCCGGGTGCGCCTGCGCGGCCTCTACCTGGACAGGGGGTACCCTTACGACCTCGTAGATGCCGCCCTCGGGCCCTCCTCCGACCGCATCCAGGCCGTGCGGGGACGGCTGGAGGCGTTGGCGGCGGTGCGGCAGGAGCCGGAGATGGATTCTCTCTTGACGGCCTACACGAGGGCATCCCGCCTTGCCCGTCAGGGTGAGGGGAGAGAGGTGGACCCCGGGCTTTTCCGGGAGCCCGAGGAGAGAGAGCTCTATGATAGCTGGCTGCGGATCAAGGATGATCTGCTGTGCCTGGTCGCCGGGGGGAAGTACAGGGAAGCACTGCTCACGGGAGCCCGGCTGACCGAGCACCTCGACCGCTTCTTCGACAGGGTGATGGTGATGGTGGAGGACGAAGCCCTGCGGAAAAACCGCCTGGGGATCCTCAAGGATATCGCCGCAACCCTGAGGATGCTGGGAGACCTGGACAAAATCGTCAGATCGAGTTAAAAAGTTTGCCTAAAAGGGGAAGGAATTCGTTATAATACGGCGTAATCCGATAATAGTATGGCACATTATTTTAATTTACAGGGATCAGAATGACAGATTTTATTATAAAATAATATTAATAAAGCAAACCGGGTCTGCCCCCTTGCTCGAGGGTAGCCCCGGTCATTGCGGGAGAAAGAGGGTGTTCTCTATCGAACTGACGCCGCGCCAGGAGCAGATCATAGAAATTGTAAAAAAGAATACTCCTATTACGGGGGAGAAAATCGCCAAGATGCTCAACGTGCGGCGTGCCACTTTGCGCCCCGATCTCGCTGTACTGACTATGGCAGGACTGCTGGAGGCCCGCCCCAGAGTCGGTTATTTCTATACCGGAAAAACTCCTTACATGCTGATAGCAGAAGAGATCCGCCACTTAAAGGTGAACGATGTCAAGTCGGTCCCCGTTGTTGTTAAGGGGGATACCTCGGTCTACGATACCATTGTTACCCTGTTTACCGAAGATGTGGGAACGATTTTCATCGTCAATGAGGAGGGCTGCCTGGAGGGTGCCGTTTCGCGCAAAGATCTTCTCAAGGTGACCCTGGGGCAAGGGGACATTCACAAGATTCCCGTGCAGGTAGTGATGACCAGGGTACCCAACGTGGTCACCGTTTCCGGGGAGGAGTCCGTGTACGAAGCGGCGCGCAAGCTCGTGGAACATGAGGTGGATGCTCTCCCGGTGGTAGAAGTGGTCCCACAGGATGATAAGAAAGAAAGGCTGAAAGTCACCGGAAGGTTCACAAAAACAACTGTTGCACGGGTCTTCGTAGAGTTGGGGGAGAAAAGGTAAGCCTTGAAAGGAGGAGTTTTATGGAAAGTCCGGTAATCTACGTTATCTCCGATTCTCTGGGGGAAACCGCAGAATTCGTGGCACGGGCGGCTGCCAGCCAGTTTAATGCCGACCGCAAGTTTGAAATCCGGCGTGTTCCTTACGTGAACGACAAAGAGACGCTGCGGGAGGTTGTGGAAGAGGCAAGCGGCACCGTGAGCGTCATTGCCTATACTCTGGTGATCCCTGGGCTCAAGGAGGAGCTGGAGAAGCTGGCGCAGAGCCACAAGATACCTGCGGTCGACATCATGGGTCCGATGCTGGAAGCCCTTACCAAGGTCATTGCAGAGCCTCCGAAGATGGAGGCCGGGCTGCTCCACCGACTGGATGATCAGTACTTTCGCCGGGTGGAGGCCATCGAATTTGCGGTCAAGTATGACGACGGTAAGGACCCGCGCGGGCTGTTGTATGCCGATGTCGTCCTCATCGGCGTTTCCCGTACCTCCAAGACCCCTGTTTGCATGTACCTGGCCCATAAAAAGATCAAAGCCGCCAATGTTCCCCTTGTGCCCGAAGTCGAGCCGCCCGCCGAACTCTTCAAGATTCCATCCCGGAAGATTATCGGACTTACCATTGAGCCCCAGCCGCTCAATGAGATCCGGAGGGAGCGTCTGAAGGCGCTGGGGCTGGCAGCCGATGCGGAATATGCCAGCATGGAGCGGATCCGGAAGGAGATCGCCTATGCCGACCGGCTGATGGCTCAGCTGGGCTGCCCGGTTATCGACGTTACCAATAAGGCGGTTGAGGAAACAGCAAGCAAGGTGTTGGAAATTTATTATAAGGGGGAGCGAGAAGTTGGGTAGGAAGTATGTTTACCTTTTCGAAGAGGGAAATGCCTCGATGAGGGATCTCCTCGGAGGCAAGGGGGCCGGTTTGGCGGAGATGACCAATCTGGGTCTCCCCGTTCCGCCCGGTTTCACCATTACAACCGAAG includes the following:
- the cooS gene encoding anaerobic carbon-monoxide dehydrogenase catalytic subunit, with protein sequence MGERSVDQASIKMLKKAAQEGIETAWERYEKQQPQCGFGLLGICCRNCNMGPCRIDPFGDGPEEGICGATADTIAARNLLRMIAAGAAAHSDHGRDIVTTLWETAAGEAQGYQIKDEGKLRSLAAEFGIPVEGRSKEEIARDLAREAMEEFGMVKGALKFLERAPQKRREVWQKAGIVPRGIDREIVECMHRTHMGVDNDYVNLVLHGVRTGLSDGWGGSMFATEFSDILFGTPEPVRGRSNLGVLKEDQVNIIVHGHEPTLSEMIVLAARDEELLAAAREKGAAGINICGMCCTGNEILMRHGVPVAGNFLQQELAVVTGAVDAMVVDVQCVMPALTGVAGCYHTKIISTSPKARFEGAEHIPFDEHHALDTARKIVQIAVDNYPRRKKEFVRIPEEEMEYMAGFSVEAVLKALGGSLNPLLDAIKAGQIKGIAAVVGCNNPKIPHDRGHLLLTEKLIKSDVLVVQTGCAAIACAKAGLLLPEAAAQAGPGLGAVCRALGIPPVLHMGSCVDISRILVTAAAIANALGVDISDLPVAGAAPEWMSEKAVSIGAYVVGSGVFTVLGSIPPVLGGKKLTELLTEGARSVLGASFAVETDPEKAVDLILEHIAARRKALGLEG
- the recO gene encoding DNA repair protein RecO; amino-acid sequence: MGIYKADAVVLRSRVYGEADRILTLFTKEAGKVSAIAKGVRKPKSRLRGAVQLFSHTRLVLYTGKSLDTISQGEAEEEFLYLERDLERFATASYCAELVDRLTAANQPHPQVFFLLLSAFRSLEKGDPELIARVFELKLLSLLGYRPRLTGCVEGNHSLQPSGGGAPGPIWFSISKGGLLCPACATSCKDKVSLSPETIAALNYFLQVPLERAIRARLGGRSLRELASLLQGFLAYHGEVHPRSRNFLISLRNGEEPPYRA
- a CDS encoding DUF4342 domain-containing protein, with the protein product MDEAAAGLLEKVDIIRERMDVSYKKAKEALERAGGDVVSALVMLEEEKEKQRAGKLVGRLKAVWARSATSRLRLKRGDRTLLEIPASAGVLGLVGMLVSGELAVLGAVGTITALLNGCSLEVAAEESGDRSGEGAVDA
- the glyQ gene encoding glycine--tRNA ligase subunit alpha — encoded protein: MAIWTFQEIVMGLTDYWSRYCVIQQPYDVEKGAGTMNPATALRALGPEPWNVAYVEPSRRPTDGRYGENPNRLQHYYQYQVILKPSPDDVIDLYLKSLSFLGIDIKSHDVRFVEDNWESPTLGAWGLGWEVWLDGMEITQFTYFQQFGGIDCHPVSAEITYGIERIAMYIQQVDSVFDVVWTDGVTYGDIHHQSEVDYSRYNFEEADTEMLFTLFEMYEREAVRLSEKGLAQPAYDYVLKCSHTFNLLDARGALSVSERTSYIGRVRHLARLCAQVYLEQRRRLGYPLLKDAAERERLGLPLLENTTTAGKERA
- the glyS gene encoding glycine--tRNA ligase subunit beta, translated to MDYLLEIGVEELPARLAGPVLAQFRELAEKMLRENRIAFEEVRVYSTPRRITLLVKGIAGVQTDLVEEVKGPPRRAAFDEAGQPTKAAHGFARGQGVAVSDLVVRATPAGEYVFARKRIQGRPTAEVLREQIPALIGGLSFPRPMRWGNLDFRFIRPIRWLVSILGDEVVDFELGGLRPGRVTYGLRNFHPGPIELRNTDDYFERMQEASIVVSQERRKEMIREALDVEAGRLGGRVVPDDDLLEEVTHLVESPLPIVGEFDPRFLRLPPEVVITPMKEHQRYFPVWDENGRLLPRFIAFANGPVDRELVRRGNEKVLRARLQDAEFFYQEDLRTPLEKKIEKLKKVVYLEGLGTVYDRVQRLVSLSRYLCGVLGLTEGQRETAERAAYLSKADLVTSMVFEFPELQGIMGGYYARAGGEREEVCRAIEEHYRPRFAGDELPQTKPGAVVAIADKIDGLVGCFALGLEPSGSQDPYALRRQALGILHIALSQGFDFSLRELVARAYENYQGMELRYSLAEVEDRLEEFFRVRLRGLYLDRGYPYDLVDAALGPSSDRIQAVRGRLEALAAVRQEPEMDSLLTAYTRASRLARQGEGREVDPGLFREPEERELYDSWLRIKDDLLCLVAGGKYREALLTGARLTEHLDRFFDRVMVMVEDEALRKNRLGILKDIAATLRMLGDLDKIVRSS
- a CDS encoding helix-turn-helix transcriptional regulator encodes the protein MFSIELTPRQEQIIEIVKKNTPITGEKIAKMLNVRRATLRPDLAVLTMAGLLEARPRVGYFYTGKTPYMLIAEEIRHLKVNDVKSVPVVVKGDTSVYDTIVTLFTEDVGTIFIVNEEGCLEGAVSRKDLLKVTLGQGDIHKIPVQVVMTRVPNVVTVSGEESVYEAARKLVEHEVDALPVVEVVPQDDKKERLKVTGRFTKTTVARVFVELGEKR
- a CDS encoding pyruvate, water dikinase regulatory protein — its product is MESPVIYVISDSLGETAEFVARAAASQFNADRKFEIRRVPYVNDKETLREVVEEASGTVSVIAYTLVIPGLKEELEKLAQSHKIPAVDIMGPMLEALTKVIAEPPKMEAGLLHRLDDQYFRRVEAIEFAVKYDDGKDPRGLLYADVVLIGVSRTSKTPVCMYLAHKKIKAANVPLVPEVEPPAELFKIPSRKIIGLTIEPQPLNEIRRERLKALGLAADAEYASMERIRKEIAYADRLMAQLGCPVIDVTNKAVEETASKVLEIYYKGEREVG